The following are encoded in a window of Leptodactylus fuscus isolate aLepFus1 chromosome 9, aLepFus1.hap2, whole genome shotgun sequence genomic DNA:
- the PIF1 gene encoding ATP-dependent DNA helicase PIF1 gives MNLADHLSPEIQSSITIEYLNPSGQALKRKVIRNAFTSLGRNEFRELVLKVSDGKLPQNFILRQIRLFTRFIQEGKSSIVLQPDNVQLLISNCPSDQLRHFMKTLMIKHEAAKGEKPVNERMRLLSGLPRTFETISPVQKKDVEQANEMRAKVNTQTPVKGKGLSNRGGNTANRCQQKRPRTASSENSLISELRPSKKPSLSMPRQLQLSTEQSTVLSTVLSGRNVFFTGSAGTGKSFLLKRIIGALPPKSTYATASTGVAACHIGGTTLHSFAGIGSGKSPLEQCIELAKRPGVRQHWVSCRHLIIDEISMVEGEFFDKLEAVARAVRGRDEPFGGIQLIVCGDFLQLPPVTQASNQTKFCFQAKSWRRCIHLNMELTEVRRQTDKKFISLLQAIRLGRCTEEVTKQLLLTGNNKIERDGILATRLCTHKDDVDLTNERRLQQLPGQVQKYDALDSDPMLVKTVNAQCPVGEQILLKKGAQVMLTKNLDVARGLVNGARGVVVGFEGTERPLPKVRFLCGVTEVMKPERWVIKAHGGVYLSRQQLPLKLAWAISIHKSQGMTLDWVEISLSRVFESGQAYVALSRARSLEGLRVMDFDPKAVNANPYVLQFYARLRKERALYQTSLDSYLTDQENR, from the exons ATGAATCTGGCCGACCACTTGTCCCCAGAGATCCAGAGCAGCATCACCATTGAGTATCTGAATCCATCTGGACAAGCATTGAAACGTAAAGTTATCCGTAACGCCTTCACCTCGCTGGGGCGCAACGAATTCCGGGAGCTGGTGCTGAAGGTCAGTGATGGGAAATTACCCCAAAACTTCATTCTGAGGCAGATCCGGCTCTTCACCCGCTTCATCCAGGAGGGGAAGAGCTCCATAGTACTCCAACCAGACAACGTGCAGCTGCTGATCTCCAACTGCCCCTCCGACCAGCTGAGGCACTTCATGAAAACCCTGATGATCAAGCACGAGGCGGCGAAGGGCGAGAAGCCTGTGAATGAGCGCATGCGCCTGCTGTCAGGGCTCCCACGTACATTCGAGACCATCAGTCCAGTGCAGAAGAAGGATGTGGAGCAGGCGAATGAGATGCGAGCAAAAGTCAACACTCAGACCCCTGTGAAGGGGAAGGGGCTCAGTAACCGAGGAGGCAATACCGCCAACCGATGTCAGCAGAAGCGACCGAGGACGGCGTCATCCGAAAACAGTCTG ATTTCTGAGCTTCGTCCCAGTAAGAAGCCGTCTCTGTCCATGCCTCGGCAGCTGCAGCTTTCCACAGAGCAGTCCACAGTTCTTAGCACCGTCCTCAGTGGCAGGAATGTTTTCTTCACAGGGAGTGCAG GGACTGGGAAATCTTTTCTTCTGAAGAGGATTATTGGGGCTCTGCCCCCTAAAAGCACTTATGCCACTGCGAGTACGGGGGTGGCAGCCTGTCACATTGGCGGTACCACATTACATTCCTTTGCAG GGATCGGTTCTGGGAAGTCTCCGCTTGAGCAGTGTATAGAGTTGGCCAAGAGGCCGGGGGTCCGCCAGCACTGGGTCAGCTGCCGTCACCTGATCATAGATGAGATCTCCATGGTGGAGGGGGAATTCTTTGACAAGCTGGAGGCTGTGGCCAG GGCGGTCCGCGGGCGGGATGAGCCCTTCGGGGGGATCCAGCTCATTGTTTGTGGGGATTTTCTGCAGCTTCCTCCGGTGACTCAAGCCTCAAATCAGACAAAGTTCTGCTTCCAG GCTAAAAGCTGGCGGAGATGCATCCACCTAAACATGGAGCTGACGGAAGTGCGGAGACAGACCGACAAGAAGTTTATCTCGCTGCTGCAGGCCATTCGTCTGGGCAG ATGCACCGAAGAGGTGACGAAGCAGCTGCTCCTGACCGGAAATAACAAAATTGAGAGGGATGGGATCCTGGCGACGCGGCTGTGCACCCACAAGGACGACGTGGACCTGACAAACGAGCGACGACTACAGCAACTACCTG GTCAGGTGCAGAAGTACGACGCCCTGGACAGTGACCCCATGCTGGTGAAGACTGTGAACGCCCAATGTCCTGTTGGGGAGCAGATCCTGCTGAAGAAAGGCGCCCAG GTGATGCTGACCAAGAATCTGGATGTCGCTCGAGGGTTAGTGAACGGCGCACGAGGAGTCGTCGTTGGATTTGAAGGAACAGAAAGAC CTTTGCCCAAAGTGCGTTTCCTCTGCGGGGTTACCGAGGTCATGAAGCCGGAGCGCTGGGTCATTAAGGCGCACGGCGGCGTCTACCTGAGTCGGCAGCAGTTACCGCTGAAGCTGGCGTGGGCCATTTCCATACACAAGAGTCAG GGGATGACGCTGGACTGGGTGGAGATCTCCCTGTCCCGCGTGTTTGAGAGCGGTCAGGCCTATGTGGCGCTCTCCAGAGCTCGCAGCCTCGAAGGGCTCCGAGTCATGGACTTTGATCCTAAAGCGGTAAATGCGAATCCCTACGTCCTCCAGTTCTACGCCAGACTGCGGAAGGAGCGAGCGCTTTATCAG ACCAGTCTGGATTCCTACCTTACGGACCAGGAGAATCGCTGA